The Herbaspirillum sp. DW155 genomic interval GGACCTGCTGCTGCGGCACGACCAGCACGGCATCACCACCCTCACCCTGAACCGGCCAGCGCAGTTCAATGCGCTCTCGGAAGCCATGCTGACCGCCTTGCAGGCGCAGCTCGATGCCCTGGCGCAGGATGCCCGGGTGCGCTGCGTGATCCTGGCCGCCAATGGCCGCGCCTTCTGCGCCGGCCACGACCTGCGCGAAATGCGCGCCACGCCCCAGCAGGCTTACTACCAGCAGTTGTTTGAGCGCTGCAGCCGCCTGATGCAATCGCTGCGCGCGCTGCCGGTCCCGGTGATCGCCAAGGTGCAGGGGCTGGCCACGGCGGCCGGCTGCCAGCTGGTGGCCAGTTGCGATCTGGCAGTGGCCAGCGAGCAGGCGCGCTTTGCGGTCTCGGGCATCAACGTCGGATTGTTCTGTTCCA includes:
- a CDS encoding enoyl-CoA hydratase; the encoded protein is MQATSPDLLLRHDQHGITTLTLNRPAQFNALSEAMLTALQAQLDALAQDARVRCVILAANGRAFCAGHDLREMRATPQQAYYQQLFERCSRLMQSLRALPVPVIAKVQGLATAAGCQLVASCDLAVASEQARFAVSGINVGLFCSTPAVALTRNLPIKRAFEMLVTGKFIDAATAAEWGLINQAVPESELDAATQALAREICSKPAISIARGKAMVYRQQRMALPDAYAHAAEVMACNIMDAEAMEGIQAFLEKRAPSWTERGD